A single Lactuca sativa cultivar Salinas chromosome 8, Lsat_Salinas_v11, whole genome shotgun sequence DNA region contains:
- the LOC111907651 gene encoding uncharacterized protein LOC111907651, which produces MRVLGESWCFCNGGGKSERTKASIFSGKGPAMARISTDGLVSGTGFLIHRNLLLTTHAILPSVAAAEAAEIRLQNGVGASLFPHRFYITSSVLDLTIVGLDSMDGDSNATNQQPHYLKTCCKSGLNLGNIVYILGYTDKNELTVGEAKVVIATDNLIKVCTDGVTWSPGSAGFDPQGNLSFMVCDPMKLATSPNTKSSSTTTTSSSSSSWKKDLPLQFGIPIPVICDWLNQNWEGNLDDLVNKPKLPLIRLMSTGQKSEQSCTSFTMRQVFKTIDPHQPENITSKSEDQPDPDPDPSSSSSIGETPTRDQGIRTPEIYESPKLISGPFRNHQNTPQIQLLDINFPPKNKSNKIANPNPKPSEPVVKEQSEAESEVSVSEGQNGYISEGETTMYSAETAESRNYPSPKEGRFGQKGVGIGRSQSCVNYNRKWVPVQGNTVARGRSLEKQRSYIQQGRKVFSQGATSHRSNDYYSPTVSSIMKKRNNEQWPNANRPRNRPTAVHSSPKWAF; this is translated from the exons ATGAGGGTTTTAGGGGAGTCGTGGTGTTTTTGTAATGGTGGAGGCAAGTCGGAGAGAACCAAAGCCTCCATTTTCTCCGGCAAAGGTCCCGCTATGGCTCGAATTTCCACCGACGGATTGGTTTCCGGTACCGGATTCCTTATCCACCGGAACCTTCTCCTTACAACACACGCCATCCTTCCGTCGGTAGCTGCCGCCGAGGCCGCCGAGATCCGGCTTCAAAACGGTGTCGGCGCTTCCCTTTTCCCTCACAG GTTTTACATAACTAGCTCTGTTCTGGATCTAACAATAGTGGGCCTAGACTCCATGGATGGAGACTCAAATGCAACAAATCAGCAACCTCACTACCTGAAAACCTGTTGTAAATCAGGTCTAAACCTGGGTAACATAGTCTACATTCTAGGCTACACCGATAAAAACGAGCTAACTGTTGGTGAAGCAAAGGTGGTGATAGCAACCGACAATCTCATAAAGGTCTGCACCGATGGAGTCACATGGAGCCCCGGTTCGGCCGGGTTCGACCCACAAGGTAACCTCTCGTTCATGGTCTGTGACCCAATGAAGCTAGCCACCTCCCCAAACACAAAATCCtcttccaccaccaccacctcatcatcttcttcatcatggAAAAAAGATCTCCCACTGCAATTTGGCATCCCGATTCCTGTAATCTGTGATTGGTTAAACCAAAATTGGGAAGGCAACCTGGATGATTTGGTAAACAAACCAAAATTACCCCTCATTCGATTAATGTCCACAGGTCAAAAAAGTGAACAATCATGTACTTCCTTCACTATGCGACAAGTTTTTAAAACAATCGATCCTCACCAACCCGAAAACATAACCTCAAAATCAGAAGACCAACCGGACCCGGACCCAGACCCCAGTTCCAGTTCTTCCATAGGTGAAACCCCGACCCGTGATCAAGGAATCCGGACACCCGAGATATACGAGTCGCCAAAACTGATCTCGGGTCCTTTCAGAAATCACCAAAATACCCCTCAGATTCAGCTTTTGGATATCAACTTCCCTCCTAAGAATAAGAGCAATAAGATTGCTAATCCTAATCCTAAACCATCTGAGCCGGTGGTTAAAGAGCAATCAGAAGCGGAGAGTGAGGTGTCGGTGTCAGAGGGGCAAAATGGGTATATCAGTGAAGGGGAAACGACGATGTATTCGGCTGAAACAGCTGAGAGCCGTAACTACCCGAGTCCTAAAGAAGGGCGTTTTGGTCAGAAAGGAGTTGGGATTGGGAGGAGCCAAAGCTGTGTAAACTACAACCGAAAATGGGTGCCGGTTCAGGGGAACACGGTGGCTCGTGGGAGGTCGCTTGAAAAGCAGAGAAGCTATATTCAGCAGGGTAGAAAGGTCTTTTCACAAGGGGCAACCTCTCATAGGAGTAATGACTATTATAGCCCTACTGTGTCTTCGATTATGAAGAAACGGAACAATGAGCAGTGGCCTAATGCTAATAGGCCTCGTAATAGGCCCACTGCGGTTCATTCTTCGCCAAAATGGGCGTTTTAA
- the LOC111907648 gene encoding DNA-directed RNA polymerases I, II, and III subunit RPABC5 produces MIIPVRCFTCGKVIGNKWDTYLDLLQSDYTEGDALDALGLVRYCCRRMLMTHVDLIEKLLNYNTLEKSDTS; encoded by the exons ATGATCATTCCGGTTCGTTGTTTCACCTGCGGCAAG GTGATTGGAAACAAATGGGACACATATCTTGATCTTCTCCAATCCGATTACACGGAAGG AGATGCTCTTGATGCATTGGGGCTTGTTCGTTACTGTTGCAGAAGAATGCTGATGACTCATGTTGATCTCATCGAGAAGCTTCTGAACTATAATA CATTGGAGAAATCTGATACCAGTTGA